The following proteins come from a genomic window of Sphingobium cloacae:
- a CDS encoding autotransporter domain-containing protein has translation MRNSAKLNRMLLVSASIPAALLVNAGAAWAAPAVVNVPTAGDTDANVNAAIVTAITTPANPALTVNIDGEVTGGGDIGFDFVGGGYAAGEGDGAIIVNNNAGGKVGGLNFSGVGAAAVGNTFTAVNKGDVTNNVNVDDFGGAVSITNEATVGGYVDVRGAFGAVTIVNAAKAKVDDYIDVHTDGAVSITNAKSGQIGDYVDASSNTGDVKFVNEGAVIGATYLESSSVAAPVVTTDKAGTTTTTVSSAAGGSVEGTYAGVNGPLNFVGGSGHITRVADKDSTASVTGKVYGNLSSKAGSNDETQVSTLIVGTPLAPATAGTVVNTKADSDTKVSTAGTSKVDVTGKGSLVTGDVDSEGATASVVTVDAGTVNGTVNSSSYAGSQKSGSSKIVTENYSTKALESTDTAETSEYKVTITGGDDSVAVKNAGKVLGSVDSNGANSASVVIDSKSSVGGNVNIDAGSTDSAQSGTGNSSVNNVTNEGTRTVVIETTYAASALDGNATLNNAGRIDGSADVGALQGNATATVTGTVGQNLTAHTGGGSVGTSKVTVNSVTTDGGATWTPTSGTLEQASTDVGGAATIVVDTAAALQGKGVPSVGGYVEAFGLGGATVTIKAGNEIDGYVSAGSFGESETSKVVTTYASGSTTVDKYEMDLSETALGGKAAVANDGTVHGGVSASGQESASVTNSGVIENGVGVYSLSGNLTAKVTDDKQGYPVQRHLTGEFEVTPVGGDASLANTGLILGGAEVVGATGSVTNNGILNGNTYLGESAFSGTATLDATLTTTTVTVDPVLASQKYTVNQNGVSGGFFVDGAVTTQSEVYYQLQNQLSSLPSGLNMTQDDIDPATFDLSVNNGQKAVKTANIEATINLNKGSITLGDITAQQDDSGAFLTKTTVNLNDSGFLGRDTTGSGASVPVLPDDAKALSWTNAVRVRGVETLNKEGAGTFVITGADYVPAASGNPAVWTLDVGNFNVKAGEVQLGQNNDDDVFGIKGNINNDATLVLGRRVTVAPSQSIGNNITNPTRQIIDGVTIYQQGNYNQSATGTTVVGINPSLIRNNAYIQQSGSAPEILGPITGGVTINYFTAGSTGTQSTPSSVTVDGNLNLAGKVAVSVSKDSLYSNGDGYTLFTYTGTGAVTATVDSTLSSNFVKFGLTHNATAKTVSLGVNRLSYATGATNPNAASAAVGLDSALADVITAIKTDNFASVKDIANAQDIANIASALDWRLNTAQAAQVFNELSSAEIYGSLASVDQNSVFNSSLNRLTQRRGYGEALGTQLWFDPSASFAKAGGTKSGASKIKTDSYGGAFGIDVAYQDNGAIGIGFGYGQHDVNARGTPESAQVRTYTIGAYATQGFGPFYGNLSFAYGFSKFEVERDLTILARTIEGDFKGKQWDAALELGYDMQAGGNLVVTPFGKLAARHWSMNGFTEEGGAGIGLNVKGASKTVFNPVLGVKAGALMGDPEKVAFRPYGKLQYTFQGNVGNRRTVQYLGGGDAFQLRGVDPSGFGLVELGIDATVNKRVGLFLSGGLGFGGRNSSGQVRAGISFGF, from the coding sequence ATGAGAAATAGTGCTAAGTTGAACCGGATGCTGCTGGTTTCAGCCTCCATCCCGGCGGCGCTGCTTGTGAATGCCGGTGCGGCTTGGGCGGCGCCTGCCGTTGTCAATGTGCCGACTGCGGGCGACACGGACGCGAATGTCAACGCGGCGATCGTTACCGCGATCACGACGCCTGCCAATCCCGCCCTGACGGTCAATATCGACGGTGAAGTGACGGGCGGTGGCGATATCGGTTTCGACTTTGTCGGCGGCGGCTATGCGGCAGGTGAAGGCGACGGCGCCATCATCGTCAACAACAACGCCGGCGGCAAGGTCGGCGGTCTGAATTTTAGCGGCGTGGGCGCGGCGGCAGTCGGTAACACCTTCACCGCCGTCAACAAGGGCGATGTGACCAACAACGTCAATGTCGACGATTTCGGTGGCGCGGTTTCGATCACCAATGAAGCGACCGTTGGCGGATATGTGGATGTACGCGGCGCTTTTGGCGCTGTCACGATCGTCAATGCCGCCAAGGCGAAGGTCGATGATTATATCGACGTGCATACCGATGGCGCGGTGTCGATCACCAATGCCAAGTCAGGCCAGATCGGTGATTATGTCGACGCTTCCTCGAATACGGGCGATGTGAAGTTCGTCAACGAAGGCGCGGTCATCGGCGCGACCTATCTGGAAAGCTCGAGCGTCGCGGCTCCCGTGGTGACAACGGACAAGGCCGGCACGACCACGACGACCGTGAGCAGCGCGGCTGGCGGTTCGGTCGAAGGCACCTATGCCGGCGTCAACGGTCCGCTGAACTTCGTGGGCGGTTCGGGCCACATCACGCGGGTCGCGGACAAGGACAGCACGGCGAGCGTGACCGGCAAGGTCTACGGCAACCTGTCGTCGAAGGCCGGTTCCAATGATGAGACGCAGGTCTCGACGCTCATCGTGGGCACGCCGCTTGCGCCTGCCACCGCTGGCACGGTCGTCAATACCAAGGCCGACAGCGATACAAAGGTTTCGACAGCGGGCACCAGCAAGGTCGACGTCACCGGGAAGGGAAGCCTTGTCACTGGCGATGTTGACTCGGAAGGCGCGACGGCGAGCGTCGTTACGGTCGATGCCGGCACCGTGAACGGAACGGTCAATTCGAGCAGCTATGCAGGCAGTCAGAAGTCCGGGTCCAGCAAGATCGTCACGGAAAACTACAGCACCAAGGCTTTGGAATCGACGGACACCGCTGAAACCTCCGAATATAAGGTTACCATTACGGGCGGCGATGATTCGGTGGCCGTGAAGAACGCGGGCAAGGTGCTGGGGAGCGTGGACTCCAACGGGGCGAACTCGGCTTCGGTCGTGATCGACTCCAAGTCGTCGGTGGGCGGCAACGTCAACATCGACGCCGGCAGCACCGATTCTGCACAGTCGGGCACGGGCAACAGCTCCGTGAACAATGTCACCAACGAGGGAACGCGGACGGTCGTCATCGAGACGACGTACGCAGCCTCTGCCCTGGATGGCAACGCCACGCTGAACAATGCCGGCCGGATCGACGGCAGCGCGGATGTCGGCGCGTTGCAGGGCAACGCCACCGCGACCGTGACGGGCACCGTCGGGCAGAATTTGACGGCCCACACGGGCGGCGGTTCCGTCGGCACTTCCAAGGTGACCGTGAATTCCGTCACGACGGACGGCGGCGCTACCTGGACGCCAACCAGCGGCACGCTGGAACAGGCCTCCACCGATGTGGGCGGCGCGGCGACCATCGTGGTCGACACGGCGGCGGCTCTTCAGGGCAAGGGCGTGCCCAGCGTCGGCGGTTATGTTGAGGCCTTTGGCCTTGGCGGCGCCACGGTCACGATCAAGGCCGGCAATGAAATCGATGGCTATGTCTCCGCTGGCAGCTTTGGCGAAAGCGAGACGAGCAAGGTGGTGACCACCTATGCTTCGGGTAGCACCACGGTCGACAAATATGAGATGGACCTGTCCGAAACCGCTCTGGGCGGCAAGGCCGCGGTAGCCAATGACGGCACCGTCCATGGCGGCGTCAGCGCATCCGGTCAGGAATCCGCTTCGGTGACCAACAGCGGGGTGATCGAAAACGGCGTCGGCGTCTATTCGCTGAGCGGCAATCTCACGGCCAAGGTGACGGACGACAAGCAGGGCTATCCCGTCCAGCGTCATCTGACCGGGGAGTTCGAAGTCACGCCGGTCGGCGGCGATGCCAGCCTCGCCAACACGGGCCTGATCCTCGGCGGTGCGGAAGTCGTCGGCGCGACGGGTTCGGTGACCAACAACGGCATCCTGAACGGCAACACCTATCTTGGCGAATCCGCTTTCAGCGGCACTGCCACGCTCGATGCGACGCTGACCACCACGACCGTCACGGTCGATCCGGTGCTGGCTTCGCAGAAGTACACGGTGAACCAGAACGGCGTTTCCGGCGGGTTCTTCGTGGACGGCGCTGTCACGACGCAGAGTGAAGTCTATTATCAGCTTCAAAATCAGCTCTCGTCGTTGCCCTCTGGCCTGAACATGACCCAGGACGATATCGATCCGGCCACGTTCGACCTCAGCGTCAACAATGGTCAGAAGGCGGTCAAGACCGCCAACATCGAAGCCACCATCAACCTGAACAAGGGCTCAATCACGCTGGGCGACATCACCGCGCAGCAGGATGACAGCGGCGCGTTCCTGACCAAGACCACGGTCAACCTGAACGACAGCGGTTTCCTGGGTCGGGACACGACGGGATCGGGTGCTTCCGTTCCGGTGCTTCCGGACGATGCGAAGGCGCTCAGCTGGACGAATGCGGTTCGGGTGCGCGGCGTCGAGACGCTGAACAAGGAAGGTGCTGGCACGTTCGTCATCACCGGCGCCGACTATGTTCCGGCGGCGAGCGGCAATCCGGCGGTATGGACGCTGGATGTGGGCAACTTCAACGTCAAGGCGGGTGAAGTTCAGCTGGGCCAGAACAACGATGACGACGTGTTCGGCATCAAGGGCAACATCAACAACGATGCCACCCTCGTGCTGGGTCGCCGCGTGACGGTCGCTCCGAGCCAGTCGATCGGCAACAACATCACCAATCCGACGCGGCAAATCATCGACGGCGTCACCATCTATCAGCAGGGCAACTATAACCAGAGCGCCACCGGCACGACGGTCGTGGGCATCAACCCCTCGCTGATCCGCAATAACGCCTACATCCAGCAGTCGGGTTCGGCCCCGGAAATCCTGGGTCCGATCACGGGCGGCGTCACCATCAACTACTTCACTGCCGGAAGCACGGGCACGCAGTCCACGCCTTCGTCGGTGACGGTCGATGGGAACCTGAACCTGGCCGGCAAGGTGGCGGTCTCCGTTTCGAAGGACAGCCTCTATTCGAACGGCGATGGTTACACGCTCTTCACCTACACGGGGACGGGTGCTGTGACGGCGACGGTGGACTCCACGCTCAGCTCGAACTTCGTGAAGTTCGGCCTGACGCACAACGCCACGGCCAAGACCGTGTCGCTCGGCGTGAACCGCCTCAGCTATGCCACGGGTGCGACCAACCCCAACGCCGCTTCGGCCGCGGTGGGTCTGGACAGCGCGCTGGCCGATGTCATCACTGCGATCAAGACCGACAACTTCGCCTCGGTGAAGGACATCGCCAATGCGCAGGACATCGCCAACATCGCGTCGGCTCTGGACTGGCGTCTGAACACCGCCCAGGCGGCCCAGGTCTTCAACGAGCTTTCCTCGGCTGAGATCTACGGCTCGCTGGCTTCGGTGGACCAGAACTCGGTGTTCAACAGCTCGCTCAACCGTCTGACCCAGCGTCGCGGCTATGGTGAAGCGCTCGGCACCCAGCTGTGGTTCGATCCGTCGGCCAGCTTCGCCAAGGCGGGCGGCACCAAGTCCGGTGCGTCGAAGATCAAGACGGACAGCTATGGCGGCGCCTTCGGCATCGACGTGGCCTATCAGGACAATGGCGCGATCGGCATCGGCTTCGGTTACGGCCAGCATGATGTGAACGCTCGCGGCACGCCGGAAAGCGCTCAGGTACGGACCTACACCATCGGTGCCTATGCGACCCAGGGCTTCGGTCCCTTCTACGGCAACCTCAGCTTCGCCTACGGTTTCTCCAAGTTCGAGGTCGAGCGTGATCTGACGATCCTCGCCCGCACCATCGAAGGCGATTTCAAGGGCAAGCAGTGGGATGCCGCTCTGGAACTGGGCTATGACATGCAGGCTGGCGGCAATCTGGTCGTCACTCCGTTCGGTAAGCTGGCGGCTCGCCACTGGTCGATGAACGGCTTCACCGAAGAAGGCGGCGCGGGCATCGGCCTGAACGTCAAGGGCGCATCGAAGACTGTCTTCAACCCGGTCCTGGGTGTGAAGGCGGGCGCTCTGATGGGCGATCCTGAAAAGGTTGCCTTCCGTCCCTACGGTAAGCTGCAATACACCTTCCAGGGGAATGTCGGTAACCGTCGCACGGTCCAGTATCTGGGCGGCGGGGATGCGTTCCAGCTGCGTGGTGTTGATCCGAGCGGCTTCGGCCTGGTTGAACTGGGCATCGATGCCACGGTCAACAAGCGCGTCGGACTGTTCCTGTCGGGCGGGTTGGGCTTTGGCGGCCGCAACTCCTCGGGCCAGGTTCGCGCCGGCATCAGCTTCGGCTTCTAA
- the tnpC gene encoding IS66 family transposase — translation MEDALAAARDEVKRLNDILDQFKRHRFGQSAERLDPDQYQLVLEELEAALSRAEAGLEALIDQADATGETKRRRRNNRGALPAHLERIEQVVDIEDKQCACCGNDLHVIGEDVTERLDVVPTIFRVLVTRRPRYGCRGCDEGGVTQAPAPSFIVDQGLPTDALVAQVIVARYADHLPLYRQAQIYARQGIDLDRATLADWVGRVGWWLTPLRQHLLAELRSSVKLFADETRMPVLAPGTGKTKSGQLWAYARDDRPWGGLAPPAVVYMYAAGRGGMHPIDHLGDFAGVLQVDGYAGYNEIKRRNGVTLAFCLLHARRKFYDFREKEPVADEVLRRFSAIYKIEATLRDTSPEARFEGRQLILKPLFDNLRDYLSKNLGRFSAKGKMAEAINYMLNHWQQLTYCLLDGRVELDTNTVERSIRPIALSRRNSLFAGSDAGADNWAVLASLLETCKLSDVDPLAWLTATLTKLANGHSNKDLDSLMPWHFPKIAGRNAPS, via the coding sequence ATGGAGGACGCGCTCGCGGCCGCCCGCGATGAGGTCAAGCGCCTCAACGACATTCTCGACCAGTTCAAGCGCCACCGTTTCGGCCAGAGCGCCGAGCGGCTCGATCCCGACCAGTACCAGCTCGTGCTCGAAGAGCTCGAAGCTGCCTTGTCGCGCGCCGAGGCCGGGCTCGAAGCGCTGATCGACCAGGCTGACGCGACCGGCGAGACAAAGCGCCGCCGCCGCAACAACCGTGGAGCGCTGCCCGCCCATCTCGAGCGTATCGAGCAGGTCGTCGACATCGAAGACAAGCAGTGTGCCTGCTGCGGCAACGATCTTCATGTCATCGGCGAGGACGTCACCGAGCGCCTCGACGTCGTGCCCACCATCTTCCGCGTGCTGGTCACCCGCCGTCCGCGCTATGGCTGCCGCGGCTGCGACGAGGGCGGCGTCACCCAGGCGCCGGCGCCAAGCTTCATCGTCGATCAGGGCCTGCCCACCGACGCGCTCGTCGCCCAGGTCATCGTCGCGCGCTACGCCGATCACCTTCCGCTTTACCGGCAAGCCCAGATCTACGCCCGCCAGGGGATCGATCTCGACCGGGCAACGCTCGCCGACTGGGTCGGGCGCGTCGGATGGTGGCTGACTCCGCTCAGGCAGCATCTGCTCGCCGAGCTGCGAAGTTCGGTGAAGCTGTTCGCCGACGAGACGCGCATGCCCGTGCTGGCGCCCGGGACCGGCAAGACCAAGAGCGGCCAGCTGTGGGCCTATGCCCGCGACGATCGGCCATGGGGCGGACTCGCGCCGCCCGCCGTCGTCTACATGTACGCCGCCGGCCGCGGCGGCATGCATCCGATCGACCATCTCGGCGACTTCGCCGGGGTGCTCCAGGTGGACGGCTATGCCGGCTACAATGAGATCAAGCGCCGCAATGGCGTCACCCTCGCATTCTGCCTGCTTCACGCGCGGCGCAAGTTCTACGATTTCCGCGAAAAGGAGCCCGTTGCCGACGAGGTGCTCCGTCGCTTCTCGGCGATCTACAAGATCGAGGCGACGCTCAGGGACACCTCGCCCGAGGCGCGGTTCGAAGGGCGGCAGCTGATACTGAAGCCGCTGTTCGATAACCTGCGCGACTATCTCTCGAAGAACCTCGGCCGGTTCAGCGCCAAGGGCAAGATGGCCGAAGCGATCAACTATATGCTCAACCACTGGCAGCAGCTCACCTATTGCCTGCTCGACGGCCGCGTCGAGCTCGATACCAACACGGTCGAAAGAAGCATCCGCCCGATTGCCCTGTCGCGCCGCAACTCGTTGTTCGCCGGCAGCGATGCCGGGGCAGACAATTGGGCGGTGCTCGCCAGCCTTCTCGAAACGTGCAAACTCTCGGACGTCGATCCGCTCGCCTGGCTCACCGCCACCCTCACCAAGCTTGCCAACGGTCATAGCAACAAGGACCTCGATTCCCTCATGCCCTGGCACTTCCCCAAGATCGCCGGGCGCAACGCCCCCTCTTAA
- a CDS encoding transposase has translation MTVEQEIDGSGGVENGRRRRWTLEEKRAVVELSLDPACSMAEVAACFDVLPAQIYAWRRELREMAEDAAREDRAMFLPAVIEPTSVPAVLLEPEAANARLLPDAVVQVAMEVRGVPVMVAHGASSTLVASVIAALLRAR, from the coding sequence GTGACTGTGGAGCAAGAGATCGACGGCAGTGGCGGCGTGGAGAACGGGCGCCGACGGCGCTGGACGCTGGAAGAGAAGCGCGCGGTGGTGGAGCTGTCGCTCGATCCGGCGTGCAGCATGGCGGAGGTGGCCGCGTGTTTCGATGTCCTTCCGGCCCAGATATATGCCTGGCGCCGCGAGTTGCGCGAGATGGCGGAGGACGCGGCGCGCGAGGACAGGGCGATGTTCCTGCCGGCGGTCATCGAGCCGACATCGGTGCCGGCGGTGCTGCTCGAACCGGAGGCCGCGAACGCGCGGCTGCTGCCGGACGCGGTGGTGCAGGTCGCAATGGAAGTGCGCGGCGTGCCAGTGATGGTCGCCCACGGCGCAAGTTCGACGCTGGTCGCCTCGGTAATCGCAGCGCTGCTGAGGGCGCGATGA
- the gcvPB gene encoding aminomethyl-transferring glycine dehydrogenase subunit GcvPB: MTMLKEGRPTAPQAAAQGHMAPATATGNRALMLEEPLIFEIGSPDTTGVDFAEAPKVASRLGHLARQDAIGLPGLSEQETVRHYTRLSRQNYAIDLGLFPLGSCTMKHNPRLNEKVARMPGFADIHPLQPQSTVQGALAVINQLAFWLIDLTGMYGVAMTPKAGAHGELCGLLCIRAALEARGDARQVVLVPESAHGTNPATAAFCGYKVEDIPATPDGRVDLAALKARLGPDVAAVMITNPNTCGLFERDMKTISDAVHAAGAFVYCDGANFNAIVGRVRPGDLGVDAMHINLHKTFSTPHGGGGPGSGPVVLSEALAPFGPLPYTARMADGTIHLIEEDNVGEEMPRSFGRMSAFHGQMGMFTRALAYILSHGADGLRQASGDAVLNANYILRSLEDVLDAPFGGSGPCMHEALFSDKGLAEGFTTLDIAKGLIDEGFHPMTMYFPLVVHGAMLIEPTETESKAALDQFIMALRSLAERAKAGDEALKGAPYHAPRRRLDETLAARKPVLVWSEAELPQAAE; encoded by the coding sequence ATGACCATGCTCAAGGAAGGCCGCCCCACCGCGCCGCAGGCCGCCGCGCAGGGCCATATGGCTCCCGCGACCGCCACGGGCAACCGCGCCCTGATGCTGGAAGAGCCGCTGATCTTCGAGATCGGGTCGCCCGACACCACCGGCGTCGATTTCGCGGAGGCGCCGAAGGTCGCGAGCCGCCTCGGCCACCTCGCGCGCCAGGACGCCATCGGCCTGCCGGGCCTGTCCGAACAGGAAACCGTGCGCCACTATACGCGCCTGAGCCGCCAGAACTACGCCATCGACCTTGGCCTGTTCCCGCTCGGCAGCTGCACGATGAAGCATAACCCGCGCCTCAACGAAAAAGTCGCGCGGATGCCCGGCTTTGCCGACATTCATCCCTTGCAGCCGCAATCGACCGTCCAGGGCGCGCTGGCGGTCATCAACCAACTCGCCTTCTGGCTGATCGACCTGACGGGCATGTATGGCGTCGCGATGACGCCCAAGGCGGGCGCGCATGGCGAACTTTGCGGCCTGCTCTGCATCCGCGCGGCGCTTGAGGCGCGCGGCGACGCCCGGCAGGTCGTGCTGGTGCCCGAGAGCGCGCACGGCACCAATCCCGCGACGGCCGCGTTCTGCGGCTACAAGGTGGAGGACATTCCGGCGACCCCCGATGGGCGCGTCGATTTGGCGGCGCTCAAGGCGCGGCTGGGGCCTGACGTGGCGGCGGTGATGATCACCAACCCCAACACCTGCGGCCTGTTCGAGCGCGACATGAAGACGATCTCGGACGCGGTCCATGCCGCCGGAGCCTTCGTCTATTGCGACGGGGCGAACTTCAATGCCATCGTCGGGCGGGTCCGCCCCGGCGACCTCGGCGTCGATGCCATGCACATCAACCTGCACAAGACCTTCTCGACCCCTCATGGCGGCGGCGGTCCCGGCTCCGGTCCGGTGGTGCTGTCCGAAGCGCTCGCACCCTTCGGGCCGCTCCCCTACACCGCGCGCATGGCGGACGGCACCATCCACCTCATCGAGGAGGATAATGTCGGCGAGGAAATGCCGCGAAGCTTCGGCCGCATGAGCGCCTTCCACGGCCAGATGGGCATGTTCACCCGCGCGCTGGCCTATATTCTGAGCCACGGCGCGGACGGCTTGCGCCAGGCAAGCGGGGATGCCGTGCTCAACGCCAACTATATCCTGCGCAGTCTGGAGGATGTGCTCGACGCGCCTTTCGGCGGCAGCGGCCCCTGCATGCATGAGGCGCTGTTCAGCGACAAGGGCCTTGCCGAAGGCTTCACCACGCTCGACATCGCCAAGGGGCTGATCGACGAAGGCTTCCACCCGATGACCATGTACTTCCCGCTGGTCGTCCATGGCGCGATGCTGATCGAGCCGACCGAGACGGAAAGCAAGGCGGCGCTCGACCAGTTCATCATGGCGCTGCGCAGCCTGGCCGAACGGGCGAAAGCGGGGGATGAGGCATTGAAGGGCGCGCCCTATCATGCGCCCCGCCGCCGCCTCGACGAAACGCTCGCCGCCCGCAAGCCGGTGCTGGTGTGGAGCGAAGCGGAACTACCCCAGGCCGCGGAATGA
- a CDS encoding class I SAM-dependent methyltransferase gives MWNAGYVSEVDYLYGYYPELSPQRLKLALLSRGIQHSIGERPNYLELGFGQGVSLNINAATSEGQFFGTDFNPAQAAHARELAEASEQPVRIFDHAFEELMAAEDLPQFDIISLHGIWSWISAEGRQSILDILHRKLKPGGILYMSYNVTPGWSSVVPLRHLMTQYARTAAKGDLISRVDQSIEFVEKVIENGAAYFGANPALAHRLEAIKKQDRYYVAHEYFNACWDPMPFSAVAEILESAKLGFAASANIWDNIPMISTPEKARPILAQIDDVKLRETTRDYFINQQFRRDVFARGVRVMSRYELLDLVGQQYFMLLGNPADTPTKIVAGAGEASLRADIYGPLTEALASRRLEPISVAEIEATPACKKLSRGQIWEALLILMGQGFVASVQIPASQSATPAASRRLNAHICKRAQYSGDIQHLAAPLIGSALPVNRIEQLFLHAINQVHDDAPAFVRDTLVAQEQRLVIDGKEIADGKEIEAQARKMFGKFSEDRLSVLKAVGAV, from the coding sequence ATGTGGAATGCGGGCTATGTTTCTGAAGTGGATTATCTCTACGGCTATTATCCCGAACTTTCGCCGCAACGGCTGAAACTGGCGCTCCTGTCGCGCGGGATTCAGCATTCGATAGGGGAACGGCCCAATTATCTGGAGCTGGGCTTCGGACAGGGCGTGTCGCTGAACATCAATGCCGCGACGTCGGAGGGACAGTTTTTCGGGACGGATTTCAATCCGGCGCAGGCCGCCCATGCGCGGGAACTGGCGGAAGCCAGCGAGCAGCCGGTCCGGATATTCGACCACGCTTTCGAAGAACTGATGGCGGCGGAAGACCTGCCGCAATTCGACATCATCTCGCTGCACGGCATCTGGTCATGGATTTCCGCGGAAGGCCGCCAGTCCATCCTGGACATACTGCATCGCAAGCTGAAGCCCGGCGGCATCCTCTACATGAGCTATAACGTCACGCCGGGGTGGTCGTCGGTTGTCCCGTTGCGCCATTTGATGACGCAATATGCCAGAACGGCGGCCAAGGGCGATTTGATTTCCCGGGTCGATCAATCGATCGAATTTGTCGAAAAGGTCATTGAAAATGGCGCGGCCTATTTCGGGGCCAATCCCGCGCTTGCCCACAGGCTGGAGGCGATCAAGAAGCAGGATCGCTACTATGTGGCGCATGAATATTTCAACGCCTGTTGGGATCCGATGCCCTTTTCCGCCGTCGCGGAGATATTGGAAAGCGCGAAGCTGGGATTTGCCGCGTCCGCCAATATTTGGGACAATATTCCCATGATCAGCACGCCGGAAAAGGCGCGTCCGATTCTGGCGCAGATCGACGATGTCAAATTGCGCGAAACCACGCGGGACTATTTCATCAATCAGCAGTTCCGCCGCGATGTCTTCGCGCGCGGCGTGCGGGTCATGTCCCGCTATGAGCTATTGGACCTTGTCGGGCAGCAATATTTCATGCTGCTGGGCAATCCCGCCGATACGCCCACGAAGATCGTCGCGGGCGCCGGGGAAGCCTCCTTGCGGGCGGACATTTACGGTCCGTTGACCGAAGCCCTGGCCAGCAGGCGGCTCGAGCCGATCAGCGTCGCGGAAATCGAAGCGACGCCGGCCTGCAAGAAACTGTCCCGCGGGCAGATATGGGAAGCCTTGCTCATCCTGATGGGTCAGGGTTTCGTGGCTTCCGTGCAAATCCCGGCCAGCCAGAGCGCCACGCCGGCCGCGTCGCGCAGGCTGAATGCCCATATCTGCAAGCGCGCGCAATATTCGGGTGACATTCAGCATCTGGCCGCGCCCCTCATCGGTTCCGCCCTGCCGGTGAATCGGATCGAGCAACTCTTCCTTCATGCCATCAACCAGGTTCACGATGACGCACCGGCGTTCGTCAGGGACACGCTGGTCGCGCAGGAACAGAGGCTGGTCATCGACGGCAAGGAGATCGCCGATGGCAAGGAGATCGAGGCGCAGGCCCGAAAGATGTTCGGCAAGTTTTCCGAAGACAGGCTGTCCGTGCTGAAGGCAGTCGGCGCCGTTTGA
- the tnpB gene encoding IS66 family insertion sequence element accessory protein TnpB (TnpB, as the term is used for proteins encoded by IS66 family insertion elements, is considered an accessory protein, since TnpC, encoded by a neighboring gene, is a DDE family transposase.), whose amino-acid sequence MIGPGSDAKVLIYTKPIDFRCGIDTLVAKVQHELSQDPWRGVAYIFRSKRKDRLKILWFDGTGIWLMTKRAEAAEGFAWPPAVDGSFSITAAQMAALTSGMDWRRHRAPRRVNPPKIEGFADA is encoded by the coding sequence ATGATCGGGCCGGGCAGCGACGCCAAGGTGCTGATCTACACCAAGCCGATCGATTTCCGCTGCGGCATCGACACGCTGGTGGCCAAGGTCCAGCACGAGTTGAGCCAGGATCCGTGGCGCGGAGTCGCCTATATTTTTCGTTCCAAGAGGAAGGACAGGCTGAAGATTCTGTGGTTCGACGGCACCGGCATCTGGCTGATGACCAAGCGCGCCGAGGCCGCCGAAGGATTCGCCTGGCCGCCGGCGGTCGATGGCAGTTTTTCGATCACGGCGGCGCAGATGGCAGCACTCACCTCGGGCATGGACTGGCGTCGGCACCGCGCGCCAAGGCGCGTAAATCCGCCTAAAATCGAGGGTTTCGCTGATGCGTGA